The following coding sequences lie in one Methanohalophilus levihalophilus genomic window:
- a CDS encoding biotin transporter BioY, with amino-acid sequence MVNNTVSSSERIRKMVYASLFASMTAVGAYMVIPVGPVPITLQVLFVFLAGAFLGARWGAASMVVYLLLGIAGLPVFAGGAAGLGVLLGPTGGYLIGFIASAAVIGYLVERFPGKSISYASVYFLAGMIVIYIFGYLQLMYVASLSPVQAFTLGVAPFILFDAIKAIAAAVLFTRVDIEL; translated from the coding sequence ATGGTTAACAACACTGTCAGTTCATCGGAACGTATAAGGAAAATGGTCTACGCTTCCCTCTTCGCATCAATGACCGCAGTGGGGGCGTATATGGTAATTCCAGTCGGTCCTGTTCCGATAACTCTTCAGGTACTATTCGTATTCCTTGCAGGGGCGTTCCTTGGTGCCCGCTGGGGTGCGGCCAGCATGGTTGTCTATCTTCTGCTCGGGATAGCAGGTCTGCCTGTTTTCGCCGGGGGTGCAGCAGGTCTGGGTGTGCTTCTTGGTCCCACAGGTGGTTACCTGATAGGATTTATCGCATCCGCAGCGGTTATTGGTTACCTGGTAGAACGCTTTCCCGGAAAATCAATTTCATATGCTTCAGTTTATTTCCTTGCCGGAATGATTGTAATTTATATTTTTGGCTATTTGCAGCTAATGTATGTGGCCTCCCTGAGTCCTGTTCAGGCTTTTACATTGGGGGTGGCTCCGTTCATTCTTTTTGATGCCATCAAGGCAATCGCTGCAGCAGTATTGTTTACACGTGTGGATATTGAACTATGA
- a CDS encoding ATP-binding cassette domain-containing protein: MIEIKNLSFRYPRSEYILRDVNIRISAGEYVAIVGENGSGKSTLVRHLNGLLLPAEGSVTVSGMPTTDESCLDQIRQKVGMVFQDPMTQFVGATVWEDVAFGPSNLCFSREKMLEAVEASLRAVGLEEFRDASPSLLSGGQMQLAAIAGVLAMEPECLVFDESVSMLDSITRNKIISLIQKLHSDGKTIVHIAHNLDEIRHAERIIALKNGRVLYDGKMATFLEREVFRDAGMAIPQIMDLSLRLKQAGILEDIACDMGTVVEGICRFKSKT, encoded by the coding sequence ATGATTGAAATCAAAAACCTGTCATTTAGGTATCCTCGAAGTGAATATATTCTCAGAGATGTCAACATCCGGATATCAGCAGGAGAGTACGTTGCAATTGTAGGGGAAAACGGCAGTGGAAAATCCACTCTTGTACGGCACCTCAACGGCCTGCTGCTTCCTGCGGAAGGTTCGGTGACAGTTTCCGGAATGCCTACCACTGATGAATCATGCCTGGATCAAATACGGCAGAAAGTGGGCATGGTTTTCCAGGATCCCATGACACAATTTGTAGGGGCTACTGTCTGGGAAGATGTTGCTTTTGGTCCCTCAAACCTTTGTTTCTCCCGTGAGAAAATGCTTGAAGCTGTTGAGGCTTCACTCAGGGCTGTTGGTCTGGAAGAATTCAGGGACGCCTCACCTTCACTGCTCAGTGGTGGGCAGATGCAACTGGCTGCGATTGCAGGGGTGCTGGCTATGGAACCCGAATGTCTGGTTTTTGATGAATCTGTTTCAATGCTTGATTCCATTACAAGGAATAAAATCATCTCTTTGATCCAAAAATTGCATTCCGATGGGAAAACCATAGTTCACATTGCTCACAATCTGGATGAAATACGGCATGCTGAACGGATTATTGCCCTGAAAAACGGAAGGGTTTTGTACGACGGGAAAATGGCGACTTTTCTTGAAAGGGAAGTGTTCCGGGATGCAGGTATGGCAATCCCCCAAATCATGGATCTGTCCTTGCGACTCAAACAGGCAGGCATCTTGGAAGATATTGCATGTGACATGGGCACCGTTGTGGAGGGAATATGTCGGTTCAAGTCAAAAACATAA
- a CDS encoding energy-coupling factor ABC transporter ATP-binding protein, whose amino-acid sequence MSVQVKNISFAYAKNKPVLSDISFTLESGEIIGLMGEIGSGKSTLIRHLNGLLSPDSGFVLVDDFPSSDKKARKLVGILFQHASRQLFEQTVFDDIAFGPKNYGEKGHTLKKTVYEAADLVGLGQELLELSPHRLSGGEKKLACFAGVVACSPDDMILDEPFSGLDSISRNKMVNALETLKRKGCGILIASHHSDTFVNLVDRMLFLENGSIAYDGSPDSFVEKYPLQSPSISALMSLLQNRGVDLPSDISEVEEAFNAILSVCGKGGTR is encoded by the coding sequence ATGTCGGTTCAAGTCAAAAACATAAGTTTTGCATATGCAAAAAACAAGCCTGTACTATCCGATATATCTTTTACTCTGGAATCCGGTGAAATCATTGGCCTCATGGGTGAAATAGGATCTGGAAAATCCACACTCATCAGGCATCTCAATGGACTGCTTTCCCCGGATAGTGGCTTTGTTCTGGTGGATGATTTTCCGTCATCTGACAAAAAGGCCCGGAAGCTGGTTGGTATCCTTTTCCAGCATGCTTCAAGGCAGTTGTTTGAGCAGACTGTTTTTGATGACATTGCGTTCGGTCCGAAAAATTATGGTGAGAAGGGACACACTCTCAAAAAGACCGTCTATGAGGCCGCAGATCTTGTAGGTCTTGGACAGGAATTACTTGAACTTTCACCACACAGGTTGAGTGGGGGTGAGAAAAAACTTGCCTGTTTTGCAGGTGTTGTTGCATGCTCTCCAGATGACATGATTCTCGATGAGCCTTTTAGCGGGCTGGATAGTATTTCCCGGAACAAGATGGTGAATGCCCTTGAAACACTGAAGAGAAAGGGTTGTGGGATTCTCATTGCTTCCCATCATTCCGATACGTTTGTAAATCTTGTTGACAGAATGCTATTCCTTGAAAATGGGAGCATCGCTTATGATGGTTCCCCGGATTCCTTTGTTGAAAAATATCCTTTGCAATCTCCCTCAATTTCCGCATTGATGTCTTTATTGCAGAATCGTGGTGTAGACTTGCCTTCGGACATTTCTGAAGTTGAAGAGGCATTCAATGCAATTCTCTCGGTATGCGGAAAAGGGGGAACCAGATGA
- a CDS encoding energy-coupling factor transporter transmembrane component T family protein has translation MRKYISFGFINGDSAIHNLDPRTKLFSLIVLSILIFRISSLQNLFYPLLLFIGAAHFSGTSLKQHVLSVRPLLPFLIAIFLFHFLMFPGTASSEFHWSSFSQEGLLSGSLVVGRFVLLILFASLFSATTSAAMLALGIESILKPIPVHRAGITTSEIATMMALSVNLVPLLLRYMEEVRDAQLSRGLGNRFMISGIFSLVIPFFSGSLRLADDISVGMESRCYHGGPRTQLYEMKFKNRDRILTAIAAVFLLGIVLYL, from the coding sequence ATGAGAAAATATATTTCCTTCGGTTTTATCAATGGCGATTCTGCAATCCACAATCTTGACCCACGGACCAAACTATTTTCGCTTATTGTGCTGAGTATTCTGATATTCCGAATTTCATCTCTCCAGAACTTGTTTTATCCTTTGCTTCTTTTCATTGGGGCAGCGCATTTTTCGGGGACTTCTCTTAAACAGCACGTTCTTTCCGTACGCCCCTTACTTCCATTCCTGATTGCCATATTTTTGTTTCATTTCCTGATGTTTCCGGGCACAGCTTCATCTGAGTTTCACTGGTCCAGTTTTTCACAGGAAGGACTACTCAGCGGTTCTCTTGTGGTGGGTCGCTTTGTCCTGTTAATATTATTTGCTTCCCTGTTTTCAGCAACCACTTCCGCTGCAATGCTGGCGCTGGGGATTGAATCAATCCTGAAACCAATTCCGGTTCATCGTGCAGGAATAACAACATCGGAAATTGCCACAATGATGGCATTATCCGTAAATCTCGTTCCTCTCCTTTTGAGGTATATGGAAGAAGTAAGGGATGCACAGCTTTCAAGAGGATTGGGGAACAGGTTTATGATCTCCGGGATTTTTTCTCTTGTAATTCCGTTCTTTTCGGGAAGCCTTCGGCTTGCAGATGACATCTCCGTGGGAATGGAAAGCCGCTGTTATCATGGTGGGCCACGAACACAGCTATATGAAATGAAATTTAAAAATAGGGATCGCATTCTAACTGCCATCGCAGCCGTGTTCCTGCTTGGAATTGTCCTTTACCTATAA
- a CDS encoding hydantoinase/oxoprolinase family protein, with protein sequence MVYSLGIDAGGTYTDAVLLNDDDDSILDANKALTSYPDPLQGIKNAIDGIDQDLLKKVRIVSVSTTLSTNTILEGTGFPVALILIGDYELKQELPTPYYVKVTGGHNHNGVEKETLDEAEIRKFAAEVKDKVSAFAISSFFSIRNPEHEEKAKEIVREITGHPVVCAHELSLDLGAFERATTAFFNAQLLPITEKFMETVEQDIKSRGINPKVFMLKCDGSVIGIKSALEKPIESIFSGPAGSLVGASFLTGRDSCAVIDVGGTSTDISVIQNGVPEISDEGAVVGGWKTRVKAIKMETSAMGGDSHVWVKDGKSNIGPRRVVPLSRAAELFPGFLDMLKVNPMPSNTLISNNIQPTTFYMKSGYGPIGLTELEKAVFDAVSDEPTSLRELRTRLDNRYPSSKILDKLLQKRLIQPIGFTPTDALHVLGDYTEHNTEAAEIGAALLGKMCKMDAEGFALSIKQKFVRNMASHLISFFLEGIPKEEVRKVFDLDVPVKFKIDVPVVLIGGPVVAYKKELEEILDAEIILPDYSNVGNAAGALAAKGVRRVDFLVKPASMAAPDWEYYVFSELGRVSFHEYRDAMHYAKETGHSLIMQYMEDAGLDPDHVDIDVIKEEIVPDGWDFPLQTHMRVIGVGTRLIDEEVA encoded by the coding sequence ATGGTTTATAGTCTTGGGATTGACGCTGGTGGCACATACACTGATGCCGTATTGTTAAACGATGATGACGATAGCATTCTTGATGCAAACAAGGCTTTGACAAGTTACCCTGATCCTCTTCAGGGTATTAAAAACGCAATTGATGGGATTGATCAGGACCTGTTGAAAAAAGTGAGGATAGTCTCGGTATCAACAACCCTTTCAACCAATACGATTCTTGAAGGGACCGGTTTCCCGGTGGCTCTTATCCTTATTGGGGATTACGAGCTTAAGCAGGAGTTGCCAACACCATACTATGTGAAAGTCACAGGCGGGCATAACCACAATGGTGTGGAAAAAGAAACTCTTGATGAAGCCGAAATACGCAAATTTGCCGCTGAAGTCAAGGATAAAGTTTCGGCATTTGCTATATCCTCGTTTTTCAGTATACGTAATCCCGAACACGAGGAAAAAGCAAAGGAAATTGTTCGGGAAATCACTGGACATCCTGTTGTTTGTGCACACGAATTATCTCTTGATCTGGGTGCTTTTGAAAGGGCAACAACGGCATTTTTCAATGCCCAACTGCTTCCAATAACGGAAAAATTCATGGAAACCGTTGAACAGGATATAAAGAGCCGTGGAATAAACCCGAAAGTGTTCATGCTCAAATGTGACGGTTCGGTTATCGGCATCAAGAGTGCCCTTGAAAAACCAATCGAATCCATTTTTTCCGGTCCTGCCGGAAGTCTTGTTGGTGCGTCTTTCCTCACCGGAAGGGACAGTTGTGCTGTCATTGATGTTGGTGGAACCAGCACTGATATTTCAGTTATTCAAAACGGCGTTCCTGAGATTAGTGATGAAGGGGCGGTTGTAGGAGGCTGGAAAACACGTGTAAAAGCCATTAAGATGGAAACGTCTGCAATGGGTGGGGACAGCCACGTATGGGTGAAAGACGGGAAATCAAATATTGGTCCGCGAAGGGTAGTTCCATTAAGTCGTGCAGCGGAATTATTCCCGGGTTTCCTGGATATGCTTAAAGTAAACCCTATGCCTTCCAACACTTTGATCAGTAACAACATCCAGCCCACCACATTCTACATGAAGTCCGGATATGGGCCAATAGGGCTTACGGAACTCGAAAAAGCGGTCTTTGATGCGGTGTCCGATGAACCGACTTCACTTCGCGAACTGAGAACCCGGCTTGATAACAGATATCCGTCTTCCAAAATTCTGGATAAACTTCTCCAGAAACGCCTGATACAACCTATTGGTTTTACTCCTACTGATGCTCTTCACGTACTGGGCGATTACACTGAGCACAATACCGAGGCTGCAGAAATCGGTGCTGCATTACTAGGGAAAATGTGCAAAATGGATGCAGAAGGATTTGCATTGTCCATCAAACAAAAGTTTGTCCGCAACATGGCTTCTCACCTCATATCTTTCTTCCTCGAAGGAATTCCAAAGGAAGAGGTTCGCAAAGTGTTCGATCTTGATGTTCCTGTTAAGTTCAAAATCGATGTTCCGGTAGTTCTCATCGGTGGCCCCGTGGTTGCCTACAAGAAAGAGCTTGAGGAAATCCTTGATGCGGAAATAATTCTTCCGGATTATTCAAATGTCGGCAATGCTGCAGGAGCTCTTGCTGCCAAGGGTGTCAGGAGGGTTGATTTCCTGGTGAAACCCGCTTCAATGGCAGCTCCGGATTGGGAATACTATGTATTCTCAGAACTAGGAAGGGTAAGTTTCCATGAGTATCGTGATGCTATGCATTACGCAAAGGAAACCGGTCACTCCCTGATAATGCAATACATGGAAGATGCGGGACTTGATCCGGATCACGTGGATATTGATGTTATTAAGGAAGAAATTGTGCCGGATGGATGGGATTTCCCGCTCCAGACCCACATGAGGGTGATAGGGGTAGGAACTCGTTTAATCGATGAGGAAGTTGCCTGA
- a CDS encoding class II fructose-bisphosphate aldolase — protein MSENYEPVPSSYFFKALLDRDTIILATNTRIALVTKGILRAAKEMDAPVILELARSESDLSGGYSGLTPAEFSRRSREAAAEVGYDMWALHADHIGIKKGTPEDIEATKDLVSGQVEAGFTSFAIDASHLFNFKGGNLREELADNINATTQIAHHIEEKMGGKEYGLEVEVGEIGREDEHGRVLTKPEEAVTFIQALNENDVYPHVLAIANGSAHGNTYDSAGHLIEEISIDVEQTIAIADALRQNGSDVRVAQHGITGTPRELIYERFPHGTILKGNVATYFQNIVWEIFRIFEPELFNDIWKWTIENHREKAPGKSDNEIFGKFSKFAVGQFFERIYAVNEDTKVAIEARVYAETMVFLKAFKADGTAKIVREYISSL, from the coding sequence ATGAGCGAAAACTACGAACCAGTCCCAAGTTCATATTTCTTTAAAGCCCTGCTTGACAGGGACACAATCATCCTTGCAACCAACACCCGCATAGCCCTGGTAACGAAGGGTATCCTCAGGGCAGCAAAAGAAATGGATGCTCCGGTAATTTTGGAGCTTGCAAGATCTGAGTCTGATCTGAGTGGTGGTTATTCCGGACTTACCCCTGCAGAATTCTCCAGAAGATCAAGGGAAGCTGCTGCGGAGGTGGGCTATGATATGTGGGCATTGCATGCTGATCATATTGGCATCAAGAAAGGGACCCCTGAAGACATCGAAGCAACAAAAGATCTTGTAAGCGGACAGGTTGAAGCAGGTTTCACTTCTTTTGCCATTGATGCATCCCATCTCTTCAATTTCAAGGGAGGTAATCTTAGGGAAGAGCTTGCTGACAACATTAATGCCACTACGCAAATCGCTCACCACATTGAAGAGAAGATGGGCGGCAAAGAATACGGCCTTGAAGTTGAGGTCGGTGAAATCGGGCGAGAGGATGAGCATGGCCGTGTTCTCACAAAACCTGAAGAAGCCGTTACTTTTATTCAGGCGCTCAACGAAAATGATGTTTATCCCCATGTTCTTGCTATTGCAAATGGGAGTGCTCATGGCAACACCTATGACAGTGCAGGACATCTGATTGAAGAGATTTCAATTGATGTCGAGCAAACAATTGCGATTGCCGACGCACTCAGGCAAAATGGTTCTGATGTGCGTGTTGCCCAGCACGGGATTACCGGCACTCCGCGAGAGCTGATTTATGAGCGCTTCCCTCATGGGACTATTCTCAAAGGGAATGTTGCAACGTATTTCCAGAACATTGTATGGGAGATCTTCAGGATTTTCGAACCTGAGCTGTTCAACGATATCTGGAAATGGACCATTGAAAACCACCGTGAGAAAGCTCCGGGTAAATCCGACAACGAAATCTTCGGCAAGTTCAGCAAATTCGCAGTCGGACAATTCTTTGAGAGGATTTATGCTGTAAACGAGGACACAAAAGTTGCCATTGAAGCCCGTGTATATGCCGAGACAATGGTCTTCCTGAAAGCTTTCAAGGCAGACGGTACTGCTAAAATAGTGAGGGAATACATTTCTTCCCTCTGA
- a CDS encoding DUF167 domain-containing protein, translated as MPFSDAIRENDTGITIDFEVTPGSKTLCIPGEYNEWRKRIEVKLTEKAQKGKANLQLIQSLSEILGIPTSSISIAAGMKNSQKTVNVEGISKIKAVEYLEKKK; from the coding sequence ATGCCTTTTAGTGATGCCATTCGTGAAAACGATACTGGAATTACCATCGATTTTGAAGTTACTCCGGGGTCTAAAACACTCTGTATACCAGGAGAATACAATGAGTGGCGAAAACGCATTGAAGTTAAACTCACTGAAAAAGCACAAAAGGGAAAAGCCAATTTGCAGCTGATCCAGAGCCTTTCGGAAATTTTAGGGATTCCTACGTCATCGATATCAATCGCTGCCGGAATGAAAAACAGTCAGAAAACCGTTAATGTGGAAGGAATCAGCAAAATAAAGGCAGTCGAATATTTGGAAAAGAAAAAGTAA
- a CDS encoding Glu/Leu/Phe/Val family dehydrogenase, with amino-acid sequence MSTENPFENSRKQLAKCAAILELDDGVHEMLRHPMRELHVSLPIRMDDGSIKVFEGFRVQYNDARGPTKGGIRFHPEETVDTVKALAAWMTWKCAVVDIPLGGGKGGVICNPKEMSEGELERLSRKFISSISQIVGPEKDVPAPDVYTNPKMMAWMMDEFSKISTMNKAGVITGKPLSVGGSLGRGDATARGGLYTVREAAEELGIDLKNAKVAVQGYGNAGYFAAKLAVELFGSTVVAVTDSRGGIMNMDGIDPEAAFQHKVETGSVVGLANTEPISNEEILELDVELLIPAALEHVITEKNADKIKAKIVAELANGPTTPRADEILHERGVHVIPDFLCNAGGVTVSYFEMVQNFYMYYWSEERVHSRLDRKMTDAYHAVLEASKNYNIDMRTAAYVVAIDRVVVAMKDRGWI; translated from the coding sequence ATGTCAACAGAAAACCCATTTGAAAACTCAAGGAAACAGTTAGCAAAGTGTGCAGCAATTCTTGAACTCGATGACGGTGTACACGAAATGCTCAGACACCCAATGCGTGAACTGCACGTATCCCTTCCAATCCGTATGGACGATGGTTCCATTAAGGTATTTGAAGGTTTCAGGGTACAGTATAATGATGCAAGGGGTCCAACAAAAGGCGGTATCAGGTTCCACCCGGAAGAGACCGTTGACACAGTCAAGGCACTCGCAGCATGGATGACCTGGAAATGCGCAGTTGTTGACATTCCACTCGGCGGCGGTAAAGGTGGCGTAATCTGCAACCCTAAGGAAATGTCCGAAGGCGAACTCGAACGTCTCAGCCGTAAATTTATCTCAAGCATTTCCCAGATTGTAGGTCCAGAAAAAGATGTTCCTGCACCTGATGTTTACACTAACCCTAAGATGATGGCATGGATGATGGATGAATTCTCCAAGATCTCCACCATGAACAAAGCAGGTGTTATCACCGGTAAGCCACTATCTGTCGGCGGTTCCCTCGGTAGGGGCGACGCAACTGCAAGAGGCGGTCTCTACACAGTCCGTGAAGCAGCAGAAGAGCTCGGAATAGACCTCAAGAACGCAAAGGTCGCTGTTCAGGGATACGGAAACGCAGGATACTTCGCTGCAAAACTCGCAGTAGAACTCTTCGGTTCCACAGTCGTTGCTGTTACAGACAGCAGAGGCGGTATCATGAACATGGACGGTATCGACCCAGAAGCCGCATTCCAGCACAAAGTTGAAACCGGATCCGTTGTTGGTCTCGCAAACACCGAACCAATCTCCAATGAAGAAATCCTTGAATTGGATGTTGAATTGCTTATTCCTGCAGCACTCGAACACGTAATCACCGAGAAGAACGCAGACAAGATTAAAGCTAAGATCGTAGCAGAACTCGCAAACGGTCCAACCACACCTCGCGCTGACGAAATTCTCCACGAGAGAGGTGTACACGTCATTCCTGACTTCCTCTGTAACGCTGGTGGAGTTACTGTATCATACTTCGAAATGGTCCAGAACTTCTACATGTACTACTGGAGTGAGGAACGTGTCCACAGCCGTTTGGACAGGAAGATGACTGACGCATACCACGCAGTCCTCGAAGCATCCAAGAACTACAACATCGACATGAGAACCGCAGCTTACGTAGTTGCTATCGACCGTGTCGTAGTTGCAATGAAAGACCGTGGCTGGATTTAA
- a CDS encoding NAD(P)-binding domain-containing protein: MKIAVIGGTGSIGKGFALRWGQKHEVIIGSRNQERAEAKAAEFTSMLENRGLDASITGALNKTAASKAEVVVLAVRYGQVASIIDQIKPVLDDQIVISVVVPMAKDRCIIMPDSDTIEVTAADRDDYNVDYFCYSTPASGSAAEEIDALLPDGIELVSAFHNVPAAKLANLDIELNYDIGVCGNNMHSKNIVFDLVRDISNMRPIDIGPLETSSMVEALTPLVINVAIRNNMKDVGIKFVDENC; the protein is encoded by the coding sequence ATGAAGATCGCAGTAATTGGTGGCACAGGTAGCATCGGGAAGGGATTTGCGCTCAGATGGGGCCAGAAACACGAAGTAATTATTGGCTCCCGAAACCAGGAAAGAGCCGAAGCCAAAGCAGCTGAATTTACAAGCATGCTGGAAAATCGTGGTCTTGATGCCAGTATTACGGGTGCTCTCAACAAAACAGCAGCTTCAAAAGCTGAAGTTGTAGTGCTTGCAGTCAGGTATGGTCAGGTTGCTTCAATAATTGATCAAATAAAGCCCGTACTCGACGATCAAATCGTCATATCTGTTGTTGTACCCATGGCAAAGGATCGCTGCATAATTATGCCGGATTCCGATACAATTGAGGTGACAGCAGCTGATCGTGATGATTATAATGTGGATTACTTCTGTTACAGTACTCCCGCTTCAGGTAGTGCGGCAGAGGAAATTGATGCACTGCTTCCGGATGGGATTGAACTTGTATCTGCATTCCACAATGTTCCGGCAGCAAAGCTTGCAAACCTGGACATCGAATTAAACTATGATATTGGTGTATGTGGAAACAACATGCATTCCAAAAACATTGTTTTTGATCTCGTCAGGGATATTTCAAATATGAGACCAATTGACATTGGCCCGCTTGAAACATCCTCTATGGTTGAAGCCCTGACTCCGCTTGTTATCAACGTAGCCATCAGGAACAATATGAAAGATGTTGGTATAAAGTTCGTTGATGAGAACTGCTGA
- the glnA gene encoding type I glutamate--ammonia ligase: MIINTKEDVLKATEELNVKFIRLQFTDIQGGVKDVEIPVTQIQKALDTGISFDGSSVEGFVRIDESDMVLRPDVRSFAILPLNSKKGIVARMICDVYMPDGTPFEGDPRYVLKKVMKEAHEMGYTFNVGPELEFFLFEKDENGNSTTKPHDYGRYFEFAPTDLAEDIRRDIVLTLTDLDFDIEASHHEVAFGQHEIDFKYGDALTTADNVVTFKYVTRAIAKINGLHATFMPKPIFGENGSGMHVNLSLSKDGNNAFYDPDGKMELSDIAFHFIGGLLKHVNGITAISNPLVNSYKRLVPGYEAPVYIAWSGANRSSLIRIPSARKKSTRVELRSPDPSCNPYLTFAALLAAGLDGIKNKIDPADLYTEENIFELTACGRDDRGIETLPGTLLEASNHLEKDELLRNALGEHLHNNLLRYAKAEWDDYRIQVHDWEIKRYLNAV; this comes from the coding sequence ATGATAATCAACACTAAAGAAGATGTATTGAAAGCAACTGAAGAACTGAATGTTAAGTTCATTCGCTTGCAGTTCACCGATATTCAGGGTGGTGTCAAGGATGTTGAGATTCCTGTGACGCAGATCCAGAAAGCCCTTGATACCGGTATATCTTTTGACGGTTCTTCAGTTGAAGGTTTTGTGAGGATCGATGAATCCGACATGGTGTTGCGACCTGATGTTCGTAGCTTCGCAATCTTGCCATTAAATTCCAAAAAGGGTATTGTTGCCCGTATGATCTGTGATGTATACATGCCGGACGGCACTCCCTTTGAAGGAGACCCCCGCTATGTCCTTAAGAAAGTAATGAAAGAAGCTCATGAAATGGGTTACACTTTCAATGTCGGGCCGGAACTCGAGTTTTTCCTTTTTGAAAAGGATGAGAATGGAAATTCAACGACCAAACCCCACGATTATGGACGCTATTTTGAGTTTGCTCCGACAGATCTGGCCGAAGACATCCGCAGGGATATTGTACTCACACTTACCGATTTGGATTTTGATATTGAAGCTTCTCATCATGAAGTTGCTTTCGGGCAGCATGAAATCGATTTCAAATATGGGGATGCTCTGACTACCGCAGACAATGTTGTTACTTTCAAGTATGTTACACGTGCCATTGCTAAAATAAACGGTCTTCATGCAACTTTCATGCCAAAACCCATTTTCGGTGAAAATGGATCAGGTATGCACGTAAATCTTTCTCTTTCAAAGGATGGCAATAATGCATTCTATGATCCCGATGGGAAGATGGAATTGAGTGATATTGCATTCCATTTTATTGGAGGTTTGCTAAAACACGTAAACGGTATTACTGCAATTTCCAATCCTTTAGTTAACTCATACAAGAGGCTTGTTCCGGGCTATGAAGCACCGGTTTACATTGCCTGGTCAGGGGCCAACCGCAGTTCACTAATACGTATTCCTTCTGCAAGAAAGAAAAGCACAAGGGTTGAATTGAGAAGTCCTGATCCTTCATGTAACCCCTACCTTACTTTTGCGGCTCTTCTCGCGGCGGGTCTTGATGGAATAAAGAACAAGATAGATCCTGCCGATTTGTACACGGAAGAAAATATCTTTGAATTAACCGCCTGTGGCAGGGATGACAGGGGAATTGAAACCCTTCCGGGAACTCTGTTGGAAGCATCCAACCACCTTGAAAAAGATGAGCTCCTGAGAAATGCCCTTGGTGAACATCTCCACAATAATCTCCTTAGATACGCAAAGGCAGAATGGGATGATTACAGGATACAGGTTCACGATTGGGAAATCAAACGTTACCTGAATGCGGTCTGA